From a single Serratia surfactantfaciens genomic region:
- a CDS encoding fimbrial protein translates to MRATETNRRRSALLGASMVMAASVMAQPAAAAENMRFHGTLVAEPCVIQPGDEDIQLDFGTIVDKYLYLNTRTHSQTFALHLTECDLSLGNTVAITFTGTENIKLPGLLALDAGSLASGIGIGLEDSSGKALPLNRASDKFRLNAGNTTLTLQAYVQGEPEAIQTKSIGRGTFSAVATFTLEYE, encoded by the coding sequence ATGCGCGCGACAGAGACGAACCGGCGCCGGAGCGCGCTGTTGGGGGCCAGCATGGTCATGGCGGCCAGCGTGATGGCTCAGCCGGCGGCCGCGGCGGAAAACATGCGCTTTCACGGTACGCTGGTGGCTGAGCCGTGCGTCATTCAGCCGGGAGATGAGGATATCCAACTGGATTTCGGCACCATCGTCGACAAATACCTGTATCTGAACACCCGCACCCATAGCCAAACCTTCGCGTTGCACCTGACCGAGTGCGATCTCAGCCTGGGCAATACGGTAGCCATCACGTTTACCGGCACCGAGAACATCAAGCTGCCCGGCCTGTTGGCGCTGGATGCCGGCAGCCTGGCCTCGGGGATCGGCATCGGGCTGGAGGACAGCAGCGGCAAGGCGCTGCCGCTCAATCGCGCCAGCGATAAATTCCGCCTGAATGCCGGCAACACCACGCTTACGCTGCAGGCCTATGTGCAGGGGGAGCCGGAAGCCATCCAAACGAAGTCCATCGGCCGCGGCACCTTCAGCGCGGTGGCCACTTTTACGTTGGAATACGAATAA
- a CDS encoding fimbrial protein → MLLGKAYERHQRRTIGLTVLAALMVPLTAGTMLMLMPPARAVDNWDVEGANGTLHVYGALTESACSLEMTTARQEVWLGETGTAHFQRPGDRGTPVAFELTLKDCLRAPASSRDAWTGVLAWSGSQPAVSVAFAAPTDDDAPGLIRVAGVTGLGLQLADASGLPVRLGARNKPVLLTPGQNTLTYTVTPVRTPATLSAGAYRAAIDFRLYYD, encoded by the coding sequence ATGCTGTTGGGAAAGGCCTATGAACGTCATCAGCGACGCACTATCGGCCTGACGGTGTTGGCCGCGCTGATGGTACCGCTGACGGCGGGCACGATGCTGATGCTGATGCCGCCGGCCCGCGCGGTGGACAACTGGGACGTGGAGGGCGCGAACGGCACGCTCCACGTTTACGGTGCCTTGACGGAAAGCGCCTGCAGTCTGGAAATGACCACCGCTCGTCAGGAAGTGTGGCTGGGGGAGACGGGAACGGCGCACTTCCAGCGCCCGGGCGATCGCGGCACGCCGGTGGCGTTCGAGTTGACGCTGAAAGACTGTCTGCGCGCGCCGGCGAGCAGCCGTGACGCCTGGACTGGGGTGTTGGCCTGGAGCGGCAGCCAGCCTGCGGTATCCGTGGCGTTTGCCGCGCCGACGGATGACGACGCGCCGGGGTTGATCAGGGTTGCCGGCGTCACCGGGTTGGGGTTGCAGCTGGCGGATGCCAGCGGCCTGCCGGTGCGCCTTGGTGCACGTAACAAACCGGTATTGCTGACGCCAGGGCAGAACACCCTGACGTATACGGTGACGCCGGTACGCACCCCGGCGACGCTGAGCGCCGGCGCCTACCGCGCGGCGATCGATTTCCGCCTTTATTACGATTAA
- a CDS encoding fimbria/pilus periplasmic chaperone yields the protein MMNLTMTRKTVFLVGPLAAALMAGVVSLPAQAAIALDRTRVIFDGDLKTVSLNISNQNKQLPYLAQGWIEDDRGNKIQSPFTVLPPVQRVEPGKPSQVKIQSLPAARQLPQDRETLYYFNLREIPPRSNKPNTLQIALQTRIKMFYRPAALAPKKNAAPWQEQLTLTRQGDKYVVNNPTPYYVTIVEASAGKGGKGAAGFEPLMVAPKASAPLNVPAASLGNGPSLAYINDYGGRPQLNFRCAGSACQVVPVAK from the coding sequence ATGATGAATCTGACTATGACCAGAAAAACCGTTTTCCTTGTGGGCCCGCTCGCCGCCGCGTTGATGGCCGGCGTGGTCAGCCTGCCCGCTCAGGCGGCTATTGCGCTGGATCGCACGCGTGTGATTTTCGACGGCGACCTGAAAACGGTCAGTCTCAACATCAGTAACCAGAACAAACAGTTGCCGTATTTGGCGCAGGGATGGATCGAAGACGATCGCGGCAACAAGATCCAAAGCCCCTTCACCGTGCTGCCTCCGGTGCAACGGGTAGAGCCGGGCAAACCGAGCCAGGTGAAGATCCAATCGTTGCCGGCGGCGCGTCAGCTGCCGCAGGACCGGGAGACGCTGTATTACTTCAACCTGCGGGAAATCCCGCCGCGCAGCAATAAGCCGAACACGCTGCAGATAGCGTTGCAGACCCGCATCAAAATGTTTTATCGCCCGGCGGCGCTCGCCCCGAAGAAGAATGCGGCGCCGTGGCAGGAGCAGCTGACGCTGACCCGGCAGGGTGACAAGTATGTGGTGAATAACCCGACCCCTTATTACGTGACGATCGTTGAGGCGAGCGCCGGCAAGGGCGGCAAAGGGGCGGCCGGCTTTGAACCGTTGATGGTGGCGCCGAAGGCCAGCGCCCCGCTGAACGTGCCTGCCGCGAGCCTCGGCAACGGTCCGTCGCTGGCGTACATCAACGATTACGGCGGGCGGCCGCAGTTGAACTTCCGCTGCGCCGGCAGTGCCTGCCAGGTCGTGCCGGTCGCCAAATGA
- a CDS encoding response regulator transcription factor: MNTMIKIALFDENRYFSAGWQEALALHFSTYGKRMLLLDAQQVHEADLVFCYFPPGVQSCFCHFSEAQPAGRKTLYFSLRTPEGRHKRTVGNRCALEAGIIYHDMPLVSALYQVSAELERHRKWPSRLSCGTNCVCQHRGLTLREQEIMRCMTREMGVTQIARLLDISVKTVSNHKMSVMRKMGFRRNAELYGWLRHSARPGAVGARAGTAPGVAAGKGRH; this comes from the coding sequence ATGAACACGATGATAAAAATCGCGCTATTTGATGAGAATCGTTACTTCAGCGCCGGTTGGCAAGAGGCGCTGGCGCTGCATTTCAGCACTTACGGCAAGCGCATGCTGTTATTGGATGCGCAGCAGGTTCACGAAGCCGATCTGGTGTTCTGCTATTTTCCTCCCGGCGTGCAAAGCTGTTTTTGTCACTTCTCGGAGGCGCAGCCTGCGGGGCGAAAAACGCTGTATTTCTCGTTGCGAACGCCGGAAGGACGGCATAAACGCACCGTCGGCAACCGATGCGCGCTGGAGGCCGGTATCATCTACCACGATATGCCGCTGGTATCGGCGCTGTATCAGGTGAGCGCCGAACTGGAGCGGCACCGCAAATGGCCGAGCAGGCTGAGCTGTGGCACGAACTGCGTATGCCAACACCGGGGCCTGACGCTGCGCGAACAGGAGATCATGCGCTGTATGACGCGGGAAATGGGGGTAACGCAAATCGCACGGCTGCTGGACATCAGCGTGAAAACCGTCAGCAACCACAAGATGAGCGTGATGCGCAAGATGGGGTTCCGGCGTAATGCCGAGCTTTACGGTTGGCTGCGGCACAGCGCGCGCCCTGGCGCCGTGGGGGCTCGAGCCGGCACAGCGCCGGGCGTTGCGGCAGGGAAGGGGCGGCATTGA
- a CDS encoding FKBP-type peptidyl-prolyl cis-trans isomerase N-terminal domain-containing protein, producing the protein MRLRLLGCAVLLFTGVAQADDGVPALLQFAEQYQRQNTEPASEEKAAPAERESGQKKREPAKRPSDNNKPASPAKAFTLSQESLVRDQQLARQRMELTMLRQELAALRERQATPSTATLPDTSLLRQWIAGLGAAWRGSPDAQRAEALLRQATQETAQTQAAAAQAERRAAELESAAQASAQTLAQRQREHQEELHALRAALEASEQKRAGEQKVTQQTREALLALRKRLQWEITPEQLKDERKRLSYAAGSALGRDIQGVMTERQGWGVPVDRDSLLAGVIDSVSGRLQLPPNELTALTAQADAAAVAAREKRVNEQQRRDEDYLAQFRQQKGVKPSAMGFWYRVDYAGEGALAPTAVVDVVVKETLTDGTVIQDMELSGKVLSQPLSEYPPLFREAISHLHNHGSLTMVVPPALAYGETGYPPKVPPNATMVYELRIDNSQAPAKGVQAVKRGAGTAGGQG; encoded by the coding sequence ATGAGGCTGCGTCTGCTGGGCTGCGCCGTTTTGCTATTCACCGGCGTCGCGCAGGCGGACGACGGCGTGCCGGCGCTGCTGCAGTTTGCCGAGCAGTATCAACGGCAGAACACCGAACCGGCGAGCGAAGAAAAAGCGGCGCCGGCCGAACGCGAATCGGGGCAAAAAAAGCGTGAACCCGCGAAGCGCCCGTCGGACAACAATAAGCCAGCCTCACCGGCTAAAGCTTTTACGCTGAGCCAGGAATCATTGGTGCGCGATCAACAGCTGGCGCGCCAGCGAATGGAACTGACGATGCTGCGTCAGGAACTCGCTGCGCTGCGGGAGAGGCAAGCGACGCCATCCACCGCGACGCTGCCCGACACGTCATTGCTTCGGCAGTGGATCGCCGGGTTGGGCGCCGCCTGGCGCGGCTCACCCGATGCGCAGCGCGCCGAAGCGCTGCTGCGTCAGGCGACGCAGGAAACCGCCCAAACCCAAGCGGCGGCGGCGCAGGCCGAACGGCGCGCTGCCGAGCTGGAGTCTGCGGCACAGGCATCGGCACAGACGCTTGCACAACGCCAACGCGAGCACCAGGAGGAGCTGCACGCTTTGCGCGCCGCGTTGGAAGCGAGTGAGCAGAAGCGGGCCGGAGAGCAGAAGGTGACCCAGCAGACGCGCGAAGCGCTGTTGGCGCTGCGTAAGCGGCTGCAATGGGAGATAACGCCGGAGCAGTTGAAGGATGAAAGGAAGCGCTTGTCCTATGCGGCGGGCAGTGCGCTGGGGCGGGATATTCAGGGGGTAATGACGGAGCGCCAAGGTTGGGGCGTACCGGTGGATCGCGACAGCCTGTTGGCGGGCGTCATCGATAGCGTGTCGGGGCGTTTACAGCTGCCGCCGAATGAACTGACTGCGTTGACGGCGCAGGCGGACGCCGCCGCGGTGGCCGCGCGCGAGAAACGCGTTAACGAGCAGCAGCGGCGTGATGAAGATTATCTGGCGCAGTTCCGTCAACAAAAGGGCGTAAAGCCATCGGCGATGGGCTTCTGGTATCGGGTGGATTACGCCGGGGAGGGCGCGCTGGCGCCAACGGCGGTGGTCGATGTGGTCGTGAAAGAGACGTTGACCGACGGTACGGTGATCCAGGATATGGAACTGAGCGGCAAGGTGCTGTCGCAACCGCTTTCCGAGTATCCGCCGCTGTTCCGGGAGGCGATAAGTCATCTGCACAACCACGGATCGCTGACGATGGTCGTGCCGCCCGCGCTGGCCTACGGCGAAACCGGCTATCCGCCGAAAGTGCCCCCCAACGCCACCATGGTTTATGAATTGCGTATCGACAACAGTCAGGCGCCGGCAAAGGGCGTCCAGGCGGTTAAACGGGGAGCCGGAACGGCGGGAGGGCAGGGATGA
- a CDS encoding L-serine ammonia-lyase, producing the protein MVSVFDIFKIGIGPSSSHTVGPMKAGKQFVDDLIAHQQLQDTTRVVVDVYGSLSLTGKGHHTDIAIIMGLAGNLPHDVDIDSIPGFIRDVEQRDRLTLANGHHEVDFPLHGGMNFHSDNLPLHENGMRIRAFAGERLLHSKTYYSIGGGFIVDEEHFGQSAEGATPVPYPFKSAHDLQQHCKETGLSLSGLVMQNELALRSKADIDAHFADVWQVMSAGIERGINTEGLLPGPMKVPRRAAALRRILVTGDKNNIDPMNVVDWINMFALAVNEENAAGGRVVTAPTNGACGIIPAVLAYYDKFIRPVNANSYTRYFLASGVIGALYKMNASISGAEVGCQGEVGVACSMAAAGLTELLGGSPAQVCIAAEIAMEHHLGLTCDPLAGQVQVPCIERNAISAVKAVNAARMAMRRTSEPRVCLDKVIETMYETGKDMNAKYRETSQGGLAIKVVACN; encoded by the coding sequence ATGGTCAGCGTTTTCGATATTTTCAAAATTGGCATCGGCCCATCCAGCTCCCACACCGTCGGCCCGATGAAGGCCGGCAAACAGTTCGTCGACGATCTGATCGCCCACCAGCAGCTGCAGGACACCACCCGCGTGGTGGTCGACGTGTACGGTTCGCTGTCGTTGACCGGCAAAGGTCACCACACCGACATCGCCATCATTATGGGCCTGGCCGGCAACCTGCCGCACGATGTGGACATCGACAGCATTCCGGGCTTTATCCGCGACGTCGAACAACGCGACCGCCTGACGTTGGCCAACGGCCACCACGAGGTGGATTTCCCGCTGCACGGCGGCATGAACTTCCACAGCGACAATCTGCCGCTGCATGAAAACGGCATGCGCATCCGCGCCTTTGCAGGTGAGCGCCTGCTGCACAGCAAAACCTATTACTCGATCGGCGGCGGTTTCATCGTCGACGAAGAACACTTTGGCCAGTCTGCCGAAGGTGCAACGCCGGTGCCCTACCCGTTCAAATCGGCGCACGATCTGCAGCAACATTGTAAAGAGACCGGGCTGTCGTTGTCCGGCCTGGTGATGCAGAACGAGCTGGCGCTGCGCAGCAAGGCGGATATCGACGCGCACTTCGCCGACGTCTGGCAGGTGATGAGCGCCGGTATCGAGCGCGGCATCAATACAGAAGGTCTGCTGCCCGGCCCGATGAAAGTGCCGCGCCGCGCCGCCGCGCTGCGCCGCATTCTGGTGACCGGAGACAAGAACAATATCGACCCGATGAACGTGGTCGATTGGATCAACATGTTCGCGTTGGCGGTCAACGAAGAGAACGCCGCCGGCGGCCGCGTGGTCACCGCCCCGACCAACGGCGCGTGTGGCATCATCCCTGCGGTGCTGGCTTACTACGACAAGTTCATCCGCCCGGTGAACGCCAACTCCTACACCCGCTACTTCCTGGCGTCCGGCGTGATTGGCGCATTGTACAAAATGAACGCCTCGATCTCCGGCGCCGAAGTGGGCTGTCAGGGGGAAGTCGGCGTGGCCTGTTCGATGGCGGCGGCGGGATTGACCGAGCTGCTGGGCGGCAGCCCGGCGCAGGTATGCATCGCGGCGGAGATCGCCATGGAACACCATTTGGGGCTGACCTGCGATCCGCTCGCCGGCCAGGTTCAGGTGCCATGCATTGAACGCAACGCCATTTCCGCCGTCAAGGCGGTCAACGCCGCGCGCATGGCGATGCGCCGCACCAGCGAGCCTCGGGTTTGCCTGGATAAGGTGATCGAAACCATGTACGAGACCGGTAAAGACATGAACGCCAAATACCGTGAAACGTCACAGGGCGGTCTGGCGATCAAGGTCGTGGCCTGCAACTGA